The following are encoded together in the Geobacter sulfurreducens PCA genome:
- a CDS encoding bacteriohemerythrin, giving the protein MAIGWRDDLLTGVVEVDDQHKELFRRFGELLTACNQGKGGEEVLRLFNFLDDYVVKHFAAEERIMRQHGYPDYLEHKQQHQGFTRRLEELKRQFRDEGAGLSLVITTNHVMIEWLSRHIEKMDKEIAKYVK; this is encoded by the coding sequence ATGGCAATCGGCTGGAGAGATGATCTGCTGACGGGTGTCGTCGAAGTCGACGATCAGCACAAGGAACTGTTCCGGAGGTTCGGTGAACTGTTGACCGCCTGCAATCAAGGAAAAGGAGGCGAAGAGGTCCTGCGGCTCTTCAACTTCCTGGACGACTACGTGGTGAAGCACTTCGCCGCGGAAGAGCGGATCATGCGCCAGCACGGCTACCCCGACTATCTGGAGCACAAGCAGCAGCACCAGGGGTTCACCCGCCGGCTGGAAGAGCTCAAGCGCCAGTTCCGGGACGAAGGAGCGGGGCTCTCTCTGGTGATCACCACCAACCATGTGATGATCGAGTGGCTATCGCGGCATATCGAGAAAATGGACAAGGAAATCGCGAAGTACGTCAAGTAG
- a CDS encoding 2-hydroxyacyl-CoA dehydratase family protein: MHRVGFTTTIPLEIVLAAGMTPVDLNNVFITSPHATRMIEEAEVDGFPRSICGWIKGIYAAVVECGIHELIAVTEGDCSNTRALMEVLSLKGVETIPFAYPHDRDPAGLRFEIEKLMRRFGVGWDAVKLSRERLGRIRRKVKEIDRLTWDENRVSGQENHYFQVCTSDMNSDPDRFEAEVDAFLEKARQREPFRQRLRLAYIGVPPIMTDLYPFVETLDARVVFNETQRQFAMPFDTPDLVEQYRAYTYPYDIFHRLSDILMELERRKVDAVIHYVQSFCFRQIEDMIVRQKLPLPVLTLEGDKPGPLDARTRIRIEGFLEMLA, encoded by the coding sequence GTGCACCGTGTCGGATTCACAACCACCATCCCGCTGGAGATTGTCCTGGCGGCGGGCATGACTCCCGTTGACCTGAACAATGTCTTCATCACCAGCCCCCACGCCACCCGGATGATCGAGGAGGCCGAGGTGGACGGCTTCCCCCGCAGCATCTGCGGCTGGATCAAGGGGATCTATGCGGCGGTGGTCGAGTGCGGCATCCACGAGTTGATCGCCGTGACCGAGGGGGATTGCAGCAACACCAGGGCACTCATGGAGGTGCTGTCGCTGAAGGGGGTGGAGACGATCCCCTTTGCCTACCCCCACGACCGGGACCCGGCAGGGCTGCGCTTCGAAATCGAAAAACTCATGCGCCGGTTCGGGGTCGGCTGGGACGCGGTGAAGCTCTCGCGGGAGCGACTGGGGCGAATTCGGCGCAAAGTCAAGGAGATTGACCGCCTCACCTGGGATGAAAACCGGGTAAGCGGCCAGGAAAACCACTACTTCCAGGTCTGCACGAGCGACATGAACAGCGACCCGGACCGGTTCGAGGCGGAAGTCGACGCCTTCCTGGAAAAAGCGCGGCAGCGGGAGCCCTTCCGGCAGCGGCTACGGCTCGCCTACATCGGCGTCCCCCCCATCATGACCGACCTCTACCCTTTTGTGGAAACGCTCGACGCCCGGGTGGTCTTCAACGAAACCCAGCGCCAGTTCGCCATGCCCTTCGACACGCCGGACCTGGTTGAGCAGTACCGGGCCTATACCTATCCCTACGACATCTTCCACCGCCTCTCGGACATCCTGATGGAGCTGGAGCGGCGCAAGGTCGACGCGGTGATCCACTACGTCCAGTCCTTCTGTTTCCGGCAGATCGAAGATATGATCGTTCGCCAGAAGCTCCCCCTGCCGGTGCTGACCCTGGAAGGTGACAAACCCGGCCCCCTGGATGCACGAACCAGAATCCGGATCGAAGGGTTCCTGGAGATGCTGGCATGA
- a CDS encoding cytochrome c: protein MKLAKKDWFFIVLIVVVVGVFWAISGEVRTKKVPLDTNHKRFYDAFAQGAGKLDLDRQCVECHHEKPGGIPFPKNHPVKPADGPMRCLFCHKFK from the coding sequence GTGAAACTTGCAAAAAAGGACTGGTTTTTTATTGTTCTCATCGTGGTTGTGGTCGGAGTATTCTGGGCCATCTCCGGTGAAGTAAGGACAAAAAAGGTTCCCCTCGACACCAATCACAAGCGATTCTACGACGCATTCGCCCAAGGAGCGGGCAAGCTGGATCTGGACCGCCAGTGCGTGGAATGCCACCACGAAAAGCCCGGCGGCATCCCGTTCCCAAAGAACCACCCCGTGAAACCGGCGGACGGCCCCATGCGCTGCCTTTTCTGCCACAAGTTCAAGTAG
- the murI gene encoding glutamate racemase, translating into MPWKAIGIFDSGVGGLTVLKEIIKVLPQEDTIYLGDTARVPYGTKSPETVTRYSLEIASFLVKRDIKLLVVACNTASAASLEALTERLPIPVVGVIEPGARRAVATTRTGKVGVIGTEGTIRSSAYAKAIKRLNPEVEVITRACPLFVPLAEEGWTDNEVARLTARTYLAGLREQGVDTIVLGCTHYPLLKRVIGETVGEDVRLVDSAEETARTVADILRGRDLLRPDGEQGNHHFFVTDVPAGFIRVGNRFIGGRLGDVYQVSLDAEKERP; encoded by the coding sequence GTGCCCTGGAAAGCCATAGGTATTTTCGACTCGGGGGTCGGAGGACTGACCGTCCTCAAGGAGATCATCAAGGTCCTCCCCCAGGAGGATACCATCTATTTGGGCGATACCGCCCGGGTCCCCTACGGGACCAAATCCCCTGAAACCGTCACCCGCTATAGCCTCGAAATCGCATCGTTCCTGGTGAAGCGCGACATCAAGCTCCTGGTGGTGGCCTGCAACACCGCTTCGGCCGCTTCCCTCGAAGCCCTCACCGAGCGGCTTCCCATCCCGGTAGTCGGCGTCATCGAGCCGGGTGCCCGCCGGGCCGTGGCCACCACGCGAACCGGCAAGGTCGGGGTTATCGGCACCGAGGGGACTATCCGGAGCAGTGCTTACGCCAAGGCCATCAAGCGACTTAATCCCGAGGTTGAGGTGATCACCCGTGCCTGTCCGCTCTTCGTTCCCCTGGCCGAAGAGGGGTGGACCGACAACGAGGTGGCGCGCCTGACGGCCCGCACCTACCTGGCCGGTCTGCGGGAGCAGGGGGTCGACACCATCGTACTCGGCTGTACCCACTACCCCCTCCTCAAGAGGGTCATCGGTGAAACCGTTGGTGAAGACGTCAGGCTCGTGGATTCGGCCGAAGAGACGGCGCGCACCGTGGCCGACATCCTGAGAGGGCGTGACCTGCTCCGGCCGGACGGTGAGCAGGGCAATCACCACTTCTTCGTCACTGATGTGCCTGCCGGCTTCATTCGGGTCGGCAACCGCTTCATCGGCGGCAGGCTCGGTGATGTCTACCAGGTGAGTCTCGATGCGGAAAAGGAGCGGCCATGA
- a CDS encoding putative metallopeptidase, with the protein MGVLNVTRELERLIAHVTDRVPELAHIDPTRLLVCISSTRGTGVRGTYARIHPLRFPGGARSVERRRGRHTWVSTMPTVVHRQVEILYVIYFLVPRFLDLSLREKLITVFHELYHISPAFDGDIRRFPGRNYAHGSSTRRYNTRMGELVDIYLADHGDTELLAFLEGNMLELRTRHRTLVGRRFPVPRIKSERV; encoded by the coding sequence ATGGGGGTGCTGAACGTCACCCGGGAACTGGAGCGGCTCATCGCCCACGTGACGGACCGTGTTCCCGAGCTGGCGCATATCGATCCGACCCGGCTCCTGGTCTGCATTTCCTCTACGCGGGGGACCGGCGTGCGCGGCACCTACGCCCGCATCCACCCCCTCCGTTTTCCCGGCGGAGCCCGGTCGGTGGAGCGGCGGCGGGGGCGCCATACCTGGGTCAGCACCATGCCGACGGTTGTTCACCGCCAGGTGGAGATTCTGTACGTCATCTACTTCCTGGTCCCCCGCTTCCTTGATCTCTCCCTCCGCGAGAAACTCATTACGGTCTTCCACGAGCTGTATCATATCTCCCCCGCCTTTGACGGCGACATCCGCCGTTTTCCGGGCCGTAACTATGCCCACGGCAGCTCGACCCGCCGCTACAACACCCGCATGGGAGAACTGGTTGACATCTATCTGGCTGACCATGGCGATACTGAACTGCTTGCCTTTCTTGAGGGAAACATGCTGGAGCTGCGCACCCGGCACCGGACCCTGGTGGGGCGAAGGTTCCCGGTGCCGCGCATCAAAAGCGAACGTGTTTAA
- a CDS encoding ubiquinol-cytochrome c reductase iron-sulfur subunit: MAGFDRGRRRFIAALAAFTASLAAAWRFLVPAGRGGGERFTVAKASIPPRGALVFKERHLAVMRDGDTLYALDLTCTHLGCTVTVTPSEIVCPCHGSRFDLKGNVAKGPADRPLARHRVEDRGERVEIVIG, encoded by the coding sequence ATGGCGGGATTTGACCGGGGACGCCGGCGGTTCATCGCGGCGTTAGCCGCATTCACGGCCTCGCTGGCGGCGGCGTGGCGCTTTCTCGTTCCCGCGGGGCGGGGCGGGGGAGAGCGATTCACCGTTGCCAAGGCATCGATCCCCCCACGGGGCGCCCTTGTGTTCAAGGAACGGCACCTGGCGGTCATGAGGGATGGGGATACGCTCTATGCCCTTGACCTCACCTGCACCCATCTGGGCTGCACGGTAACCGTCACGCCGTCGGAGATTGTCTGTCCCTGTCACGGCAGCCGCTTCGACCTGAAGGGAAACGTTGCCAAAGGTCCCGCCGACCGTCCCCTGGCCCGCCATCGGGTGGAGGACCGGGGCGAGCGGGTGGAGATTGTCATCGGATGA
- the extM gene encoding selenite/tellurite reduction operon c-type cytochrome ExtM, with protein sequence MNRISDVVLMLAVAVMFLSAAGCGSSGGENASCLSCHGKIEHASPAHPSCVSCHGGDGRARSKEDAHRTMFAPRNPSDPAVWEKSCGACHPYQLGRVRSGLMYTNTGIIRNIQLTWEGEDGRRYGARQDDLYDAEGKRVRVNGVAELNNLSGELYRKFCSLCHVGIENRYAWGVGHGSGCAACHFPRNADSAYEGSDLTMRLRGPAASSHRMEGLPGNDVCFRCHNRSGRIALSYLGLNDGNNGLVPTRGGFPGPQLTSGNRNVTSIPPDIHHARGMECIDCHTSRDIMGDGYAYENLYHQVEIRCEDCHGSATSPPRWREIVRENEEAVRESARYPVQMRPGMRMIVTAKGRPYSNVFVKDGRVAVLGKRSGRVFTSKVITGSPAHTVVGHDRLECTACHSRAVPQCYGCHTKYDKGRTGTDFIKGMDTPGLFTETEDYRMLYPFPLALNQRGGIAPVTPGCQTFVTVVEPDGTLSREGYVSTFKGKKQLRFAPFYSHNTGERAIGCGECHANPAFLGFGQHVTGKGRIDGTLRCTKNEAKPLDGFQTMEGGLVRAFSAITRENSRPLNDTEAKRVWRANLCIVCHTRADDPIYRKELDYRALDDALHRRLLTGSAGRAVAR encoded by the coding sequence ATGAACAGGATTTCCGACGTCGTTCTCATGCTGGCGGTCGCCGTTATGTTCCTTAGTGCTGCCGGGTGCGGCAGCAGCGGGGGAGAGAACGCCTCGTGTCTCTCCTGCCACGGGAAGATCGAGCACGCCTCACCGGCCCATCCCTCCTGTGTCTCCTGCCACGGCGGCGACGGCCGGGCCCGGAGCAAAGAGGACGCCCACCGGACCATGTTCGCCCCGCGGAACCCCTCGGACCCGGCTGTCTGGGAAAAGAGTTGCGGTGCCTGCCACCCCTATCAGCTGGGCCGGGTCCGCTCGGGACTCATGTATACCAATACGGGGATCATCAGGAATATCCAGCTTACCTGGGAAGGGGAGGATGGCCGGCGCTACGGAGCACGGCAGGACGACCTTTACGACGCAGAGGGGAAGCGGGTCAGGGTCAACGGCGTGGCCGAACTGAACAACCTCTCGGGGGAGCTCTACCGCAAGTTCTGCTCCCTCTGCCACGTGGGGATCGAAAACCGCTATGCCTGGGGCGTGGGGCACGGCTCCGGCTGCGCGGCCTGCCACTTTCCCCGCAATGCCGATTCCGCCTATGAGGGCAGCGACCTGACCATGCGACTGCGTGGGCCCGCCGCGTCCAGCCACCGGATGGAAGGGCTCCCCGGCAACGACGTCTGCTTCCGCTGCCACAACCGCAGCGGCCGCATCGCTCTCTCCTACCTGGGGTTGAACGACGGCAACAACGGTCTCGTGCCGACCAGGGGAGGCTTCCCGGGCCCCCAGCTCACCAGCGGCAACCGGAACGTGACGAGCATCCCTCCCGACATTCACCACGCCCGGGGGATGGAGTGCATCGACTGCCACACCTCCCGCGACATCATGGGTGACGGTTATGCCTACGAGAACCTCTACCACCAGGTGGAGATTCGCTGCGAGGATTGCCACGGCAGTGCAACTTCGCCGCCCCGCTGGCGGGAGATCGTGCGGGAGAACGAGGAGGCGGTGCGGGAGTCGGCCCGCTACCCCGTGCAGATGCGGCCGGGCATGCGCATGATCGTTACCGCCAAGGGGCGCCCCTACTCAAATGTCTTCGTGAAGGATGGCAGGGTTGCGGTGCTCGGCAAGCGGAGCGGCAGGGTATTCACCAGCAAGGTCATTACCGGCTCCCCGGCCCACACCGTGGTCGGACACGACCGGCTCGAATGCACCGCCTGCCATTCCCGGGCGGTCCCCCAATGCTACGGCTGTCATACGAAATACGACAAGGGCCGCACCGGCACCGACTTCATCAAGGGAATGGACACCCCCGGGCTCTTCACGGAAACCGAGGATTACCGGATGCTCTATCCCTTTCCCCTGGCTCTGAACCAGCGCGGGGGCATTGCGCCGGTCACCCCCGGCTGCCAGACGTTCGTCACCGTGGTGGAGCCGGACGGCACCCTGTCCCGGGAGGGCTACGTCTCTACCTTCAAGGGGAAAAAGCAGCTCCGGTTCGCGCCGTTCTACTCCCATAACACCGGCGAACGGGCCATCGGCTGCGGCGAATGCCACGCCAACCCCGCCTTCCTCGGCTTTGGCCAGCATGTGACGGGAAAAGGGCGGATCGATGGCACATTGCGTTGTACCAAGAACGAAGCGAAGCCCCTGGACGGTTTCCAGACCATGGAGGGTGGTCTGGTACGGGCATTCTCCGCCATCACCCGCGAGAACTCACGCCCCCTGAACGACACGGAGGCAAAACGGGTTTGGCGGGCAAACCTTTGCATCGTCTGCCACACCCGGGCCGACGATCCCATCTACCGCAAGGAGCTCGACTATCGTGCGCTGGATGATGCTCTGCATCGCCGCCTGCTTACTGGCAGCGCCGGTCGCGCCGTGGCCCGCTGA
- the extQ gene encoding selenite/tellurite reduction operon b-type cytochrome membrane protein ExtQ, whose amino-acid sequence MREPMHCGEPERDLRRGPRGGGEYVRSSPYFFRPVKRAFAAGLLLLALLALVVPAPLLAPANPAAPPNPAKSAWFLLWTQEVVSHGNGFAWGIVALSLWFLLMPWLGRHRPERAVWFGEGNRASSWLTLGAFAVIVALTVLAMVFRGENWSLVWPF is encoded by the coding sequence GTGAGAGAACCTATGCATTGCGGTGAACCGGAGCGGGACCTGCGCCGCGGGCCCCGGGGTGGCGGGGAATACGTCCGGAGTTCTCCCTACTTTTTCCGTCCGGTCAAACGGGCCTTTGCCGCCGGACTGCTCCTGCTGGCGCTCCTCGCCCTGGTTGTCCCCGCGCCGCTCCTGGCCCCCGCCAACCCGGCCGCCCCGCCAAACCCGGCCAAATCGGCCTGGTTTCTCCTCTGGACCCAGGAGGTCGTGAGCCACGGCAACGGCTTCGCCTGGGGCATTGTGGCCCTCTCTCTCTGGTTCCTGCTCATGCCGTGGCTTGGCAGGCACCGGCCCGAGCGGGCCGTCTGGTTCGGTGAGGGTAACCGCGCCTCCTCGTGGCTCACGCTGGGAGCCTTTGCCGTCATTGTAGCCCTGACTGTGCTCGCCATGGTCTTCCGGGGGGAGAATTGGTCGCTCGTCTGGCCCTTCTGA
- a CDS encoding acyl-CoA dehydratase activase, whose protein sequence is MNLGIDLGSRKAKFALVQEGHVIRLADHDTVPFYKRYGRLEGEELVLDLAASGLFSAEELEGATVVVTGYGRNTLSLRGARVVSEIRAHVAGALAQTGLADFTLLDMGGQDTKVALVKAGKLTDFVMNDKCAASSGRYLENMAAILEVSLAELSSHWHDPVPLDATCGIFGESELIGQILRGYPVERLCAGVNQTLVKRVLPMLRRFPSETVVLTGGVAHNRALVRLLEEATGRTLVVPEHPQHNGAIGCASM, encoded by the coding sequence ATGAATCTGGGGATCGATCTCGGCAGCAGAAAGGCGAAATTCGCCCTGGTGCAGGAGGGGCACGTGATTCGCCTGGCGGACCACGACACGGTCCCCTTCTACAAGCGCTACGGCCGACTCGAAGGGGAAGAGCTGGTCCTGGACCTGGCCGCCAGCGGTCTCTTCTCGGCCGAAGAGCTGGAGGGGGCAACGGTGGTGGTCACGGGGTACGGCCGCAATACCCTGTCGCTGCGGGGCGCACGGGTGGTGTCGGAAATACGGGCCCACGTGGCAGGAGCTCTTGCCCAGACAGGACTCGCCGACTTCACCCTCCTGGACATGGGAGGGCAGGACACCAAGGTGGCCCTCGTGAAGGCCGGCAAGCTCACCGACTTCGTGATGAACGACAAGTGCGCCGCCTCCAGCGGCCGCTATCTGGAAAATATGGCGGCAATCCTGGAGGTATCCCTCGCCGAACTCTCGTCCCACTGGCACGATCCTGTGCCCCTCGATGCCACCTGCGGCATCTTCGGCGAATCGGAACTCATCGGCCAGATCCTGCGAGGATATCCCGTGGAGCGGCTCTGCGCCGGAGTCAACCAGACCCTGGTAAAGCGGGTGCTCCCCATGCTCAGGCGCTTTCCGTCCGAGACGGTGGTGCTCACCGGCGGGGTAGCCCACAATCGGGCACTGGTCCGCCTCCTCGAGGAGGCTACCGGGCGTACCCTGGTCGTGCCGGAGCACCCGCAGCACAACGGCGCCATCGGCTGCGCCAGCATGTAG
- a CDS encoding GerMN domain-containing protein, translating into MKRSTPRRRSLVLLAAFTAAALVIGLLMFDKYRQRHELPTVQPVPGATGSFRVTLFFAAPEGDGLAREGREVPACDQLADCVDAVLDELINGPLGALQPTVPPTTTVRHVRIEGHTAVIDFGRELADGLPGGSSSEMTAVYSVVNTVCFNFPQLKQVRFLLDGAEAESLTGHLDLRQPIEPDYSKERPAEPEPRQPQ; encoded by the coding sequence ATGAAGCGTTCCACCCCCCGTCGCCGGAGCCTTGTTCTGCTGGCGGCTTTCACCGCAGCGGCGCTGGTCATCGGTCTTCTCATGTTCGACAAATATCGTCAGCGTCACGAGCTTCCCACGGTTCAGCCCGTGCCTGGGGCTACCGGAAGTTTCAGGGTGACCCTGTTCTTTGCCGCCCCTGAGGGCGACGGGCTTGCCCGGGAAGGGCGCGAAGTCCCCGCCTGTGATCAGCTTGCCGATTGTGTCGATGCGGTCCTGGACGAGTTGATCAATGGTCCGTTGGGAGCGCTTCAGCCCACGGTTCCCCCCACGACAACCGTGCGTCACGTGCGAATCGAGGGACATACGGCGGTGATCGACTTCGGGCGTGAGTTGGCCGATGGTCTCCCCGGCGGCAGTTCCTCCGAGATGACAGCGGTCTATTCGGTGGTGAATACCGTCTGCTTCAATTTCCCCCAGCTCAAACAGGTCAGGTTCCTTCTGGACGGCGCCGAGGCCGAATCACTCACGGGACACCTGGACCTGCGCCAGCCGATAGAGCCCGATTACTCCAAAGAGCGTCCCGCCGAGCCGGAGCCCCGTCAGCCCCAGTGA
- the extO gene encoding selenite/tellurite reduction operon b-type cytochrome iron-sulfur cluster-binding subunit ExtO, which produces MRWMMLCIAACLLAAPVAPWPADAATGENCRVCHRDVLTGPHAGIGCSPCHGDDRATVRNPALVADRAARCVACHRGYDRLFDHPMTTRSAERRFVADTLGRADGAFFRNQCGGCHVTGCLDCHPGGGHALARPRDAQCLSCHRGYFVGTDYHGRAPREDALRYQRGELANGETFLPMLPDVHAEAGMGCADCHSMASLAAGKRTAKRCTDCHTPDPRVVEHRIAAHQDRLECVACHAAWAPQEYGTFWLRFTNSPRLQSRFQVVTRQDDWVKSAYLKRQDAPPLALNEAGRVSPARPQFILYHSDFRNERVVGQENRLLAARWKTFAPHTIRRETVMCDGCHDNPRRFLLEPPHERIYRTRADGLSLDSFWDRTGQRIANGTFMEPERVRRMGVRTPEYTKGYLERWRDLTGDAGGSSRR; this is translated from the coding sequence GTGCGCTGGATGATGCTCTGCATCGCCGCCTGCTTACTGGCAGCGCCGGTCGCGCCGTGGCCCGCTGACGCCGCCACGGGCGAAAATTGCCGCGTCTGCCATCGGGATGTCCTTACCGGCCCCCATGCAGGCATCGGCTGTTCCCCCTGCCACGGCGACGACCGGGCCACTGTGCGCAACCCGGCACTCGTGGCCGACCGCGCCGCCCGGTGCGTGGCTTGCCACCGTGGATACGACCGTCTCTTCGACCACCCCATGACCACCCGGAGCGCGGAACGGCGCTTCGTGGCCGATACCCTGGGGCGAGCCGACGGAGCATTCTTCCGCAACCAGTGCGGCGGCTGCCACGTAACGGGCTGCCTCGACTGCCATCCCGGCGGCGGCCATGCCTTGGCCCGCCCCCGGGATGCCCAGTGTCTCTCCTGCCACCGGGGCTACTTCGTGGGCACCGACTACCACGGCCGGGCGCCCCGGGAGGATGCCCTGCGCTACCAGCGGGGTGAGCTGGCCAACGGCGAGACCTTCCTCCCCATGCTGCCCGACGTCCATGCCGAGGCAGGGATGGGGTGCGCCGACTGCCACTCCATGGCGAGCCTGGCTGCCGGCAAGCGGACCGCAAAGAGGTGCACCGACTGTCACACGCCGGATCCGCGGGTGGTTGAACACCGCATCGCCGCCCACCAGGACCGGCTCGAATGCGTTGCCTGCCATGCCGCGTGGGCACCCCAGGAGTACGGTACCTTCTGGCTGCGCTTCACCAACAGCCCCCGGCTCCAGTCCCGCTTCCAGGTGGTCACCCGTCAGGACGACTGGGTAAAGAGTGCCTATCTCAAGCGGCAGGACGCCCCCCCCCTCGCGCTCAACGAAGCGGGGCGGGTGAGCCCGGCCCGGCCCCAGTTCATCCTTTACCATTCGGATTTCCGCAACGAACGGGTAGTGGGGCAGGAGAACCGGCTCCTGGCAGCCCGCTGGAAGACCTTCGCCCCTCACACCATCCGGCGCGAAACGGTCATGTGCGACGGCTGTCACGACAACCCGCGGCGCTTTCTGCTGGAACCGCCCCACGAGCGGATCTACCGGACCCGGGCCGATGGCCTTTCTCTCGATTCCTTCTGGGACCGCACCGGCCAGCGGATTGCCAACGGTACGTTCATGGAGCCGGAGCGGGTGCGGCGCATGGGGGTGCGGACCCCCGAATACACGAAAGGGTATCTGGAACGATGGCGGGATTTGACCGGGGACGCCGGCGGTTCATCGCGGCGTTAG
- the extS gene encoding selenite/tellurite reduction operon c-type cytochrome lipoprotein ExtS — MVARLALLILIAALLSACVGPPPGEGCRSCHRPHHAEKGTCVSCHRGNGRSTRLAIAHYRLVPAELSHFTIPGSVRVKEGKRLAERFGCRRCHRLGGTGTRLAADLDRLVGDDPVRLFVAIRQPVLFMPDFRFDDRRASDVVNAIMAFAGAAPAQGTAAVPLVVHFEAVRAKEDNLFVTKCGGCHRLLTAGEGGLGAGTVAPNLSGLFSPFYPTPFKPGEPWTPERLGRWLDNPRSVRPGALMSPVPLNKEEKAKLVLFFRVNLEN, encoded by the coding sequence TTGGTCGCTCGTCTGGCCCTTCTGATCCTGATCGCCGCTCTTCTGTCCGCCTGCGTCGGACCGCCGCCGGGCGAGGGATGCCGCTCCTGCCACCGCCCCCACCATGCGGAAAAGGGCACCTGCGTCTCCTGTCACCGGGGTAACGGCAGAAGCACGCGTCTGGCCATCGCCCACTATCGGCTCGTGCCGGCGGAACTGTCTCATTTTACGATTCCCGGCAGCGTCCGGGTGAAGGAGGGAAAGCGCTTGGCAGAGCGGTTCGGCTGCCGCCGCTGCCATCGCCTGGGAGGAACGGGGACGCGCTTGGCCGCCGACCTGGACCGTCTGGTCGGCGATGACCCGGTGAGACTCTTCGTGGCAATCCGGCAGCCGGTTCTCTTCATGCCCGACTTCCGGTTCGACGATCGCCGGGCCTCCGATGTGGTGAATGCCATCATGGCCTTTGCCGGGGCCGCTCCCGCACAAGGGACCGCTGCCGTCCCTCTTGTCGTCCACTTCGAGGCCGTCCGCGCGAAGGAAGACAACCTGTTCGTCACCAAGTGCGGCGGCTGCCACCGGCTCCTTACCGCCGGCGAGGGAGGGCTGGGTGCCGGCACCGTCGCGCCGAACCTTTCCGGGCTCTTCTCCCCGTTTTACCCTACCCCCTTCAAGCCGGGCGAGCCCTGGACCCCCGAACGTCTCGGCCGCTGGCTCGACAATCCCCGCAGCGTCCGTCCCGGCGCCCTCATGTCACCGGTACCCCTCAACAAGGAAGAGAAGGCAAAGCTGGTTCTTTTCTTTCGCGTCAATCTCGAAAACTGA
- a CDS encoding cytochrome b N-terminal domain-containing protein, which translates to MIKEFAKHLFPRVVLRENLRFSYTFCLGGLAFTAFFALIVSGVLLLFYYQPTPDRAFDSILFLESTVVGGKYLRALHRLASHGFLCLMFLHILRVVLTGAFRPPRELTWVVGVGLLGLSVFEAYTGYLLPMDQLAFWATRTGMELLATFPGGGWLRAVLVPDGVGESLSLLRFYALHVVIVPLGIMGLSFLHFYRVRKTKGLLPYL; encoded by the coding sequence ATGATCAAGGAATTCGCCAAACATCTCTTCCCCCGGGTGGTCCTGCGGGAGAACCTGCGGTTCAGCTACACATTCTGTCTGGGCGGACTCGCCTTTACGGCATTCTTCGCCCTGATCGTGTCCGGGGTACTGCTGCTGTTCTACTACCAGCCGACCCCCGACCGGGCCTTTGATTCGATTCTGTTCCTGGAGTCGACGGTTGTGGGGGGAAAGTACCTGCGGGCGCTTCACCGGCTTGCCTCCCACGGGTTCCTTTGTCTGATGTTCCTCCACATCCTGCGGGTCGTGCTCACCGGTGCCTTCCGGCCGCCCCGCGAACTGACCTGGGTGGTGGGGGTGGGACTCCTGGGACTGTCGGTGTTCGAGGCATACACCGGCTATCTGCTCCCCATGGACCAACTGGCCTTCTGGGCCACCCGTACCGGCATGGAGTTGCTGGCCACCTTTCCGGGCGGCGGCTGGCTCCGGGCCGTCCTTGTTCCCGACGGGGTGGGAGAGTCTCTATCGCTCCTGCGCTTCTACGCCCTGCACGTGGTCATCGTTCCGTTGGGCATCATGGGGCTGTCGTTTCTCCATTTCTACCGGGTACGCAAGACCAAGGGGCTGCTTCCCTATCTGTGA